A stretch of Haloferax sp. Atlit-12N DNA encodes these proteins:
- a CDS encoding DUF5799 family protein, with product MAHWTDSIVGDRMTVDREFNDQVMNSRFNSQEWGLIMTATEFEIENADDPEEARIVADTEKVPQIIPELDNIRSQMGAMGGGGDDSSSGGGIVDSIKGALGMGGGGKKGEQEKLEDAERLTQEYADALQDHLEKKGKWNQVRVSYLE from the coding sequence ATGGCACATTGGACCGACAGCATCGTCGGCGACCGAATGACGGTGGACCGCGAGTTCAACGACCAGGTTATGAACTCCCGGTTCAACAGTCAGGAGTGGGGTCTCATCATGACGGCGACCGAGTTCGAAATCGAGAACGCGGACGACCCCGAGGAGGCGCGCATCGTCGCCGACACGGAGAAAGTCCCACAGATTATCCCCGAACTCGACAACATCCGCAGCCAGATGGGCGCGATGGGCGGCGGGGGAGACGACTCGTCGTCGGGCGGCGGCATCGTCGACTCCATCAAGGGCGCGCTCGGGATGGGCGGCGGCGGCAAGAAGGGTGAACAGGAGAAACTCGAGGACGCGGAACGACTCACACAAGAGTACGCGGACGCGCTCCAAGACCACCTCGAGAAGAAGGGCAAGTGGAATCAGGTCCGCGTCAGCTACCTCGAATAA
- a CDS encoding HAD family hydrolase yields MERYDLLYRLYGNFDADAVRDAQDFVDLLPPLGSPVALSHWQAVDDELTAKKDRIRRALSDGDRYAELAARATRDQAFTALDLYTKYGRAVNALVLDVDETLRSAGQTDNEIPREVLHLLTQFHERGVPIVICTGQTLENVKGFAIQGLGNELVHSGDVSIVYEAGTGVFTPGHGPDTKRLLYETLDDPVQSVFESVRGRVISDLPDALRGGVHLQGNEFNVTLKPNFETGSDDAEEVIDGALVYLLDLLGEALTDDPAGPDWARAYFAERDPEIAGVLDDRDALPDSETAEIPEDVRRTLKRVTVAYYHADAAELSAVDLNKAAGVRAALDVLGVDNPFVLVMGDSKSDLDVMTWAAENECGLAAAPEHSSPGVLEHVRETDELVFPRGDAASVLRTAYALNLLVD; encoded by the coding sequence ATGGAGCGGTACGACCTCCTGTACAGACTGTACGGGAACTTCGACGCGGACGCGGTCCGGGACGCACAGGACTTCGTCGACCTCTTGCCGCCGCTCGGCTCGCCGGTGGCGCTGTCGCACTGGCAGGCGGTCGACGACGAACTCACGGCGAAGAAAGACCGCATCCGCCGGGCGCTCTCCGACGGCGACCGCTACGCCGAACTCGCCGCGCGCGCGACGCGGGACCAGGCGTTCACCGCCCTCGACCTCTACACGAAGTACGGCCGGGCGGTGAACGCGCTCGTCCTCGACGTGGACGAGACGCTGCGCTCCGCGGGGCAGACGGACAACGAGATTCCGCGCGAGGTGCTGCACCTCCTCACGCAGTTCCACGAGCGAGGCGTCCCCATCGTCATCTGTACCGGCCAGACCCTAGAGAACGTCAAGGGCTTCGCCATTCAGGGGCTGGGCAACGAACTCGTCCACTCGGGGGACGTGAGCATCGTCTACGAGGCGGGCACCGGCGTCTTCACGCCCGGTCACGGACCCGACACGAAGCGGCTCCTCTACGAGACGCTCGACGACCCGGTGCAGTCGGTCTTCGAGTCGGTTCGCGGGCGCGTCATCAGCGACCTGCCCGACGCGCTCCGCGGCGGCGTTCACCTGCAGGGCAACGAGTTCAACGTCACGCTCAAGCCGAACTTCGAGACCGGCAGCGACGACGCCGAGGAAGTCATCGACGGCGCGCTCGTCTACCTGCTGGACCTCCTCGGCGAGGCGCTCACCGACGACCCCGCCGGCCCCGACTGGGCGCGGGCGTACTTCGCGGAGCGCGACCCGGAGATCGCGGGCGTGCTCGATGACCGCGACGCGCTTCCCGACTCGGAGACGGCGGAGATTCCCGAGGACGTGCGGCGGACCCTCAAACGCGTGACGGTCGCGTACTACCACGCCGACGCCGCGGAGCTCTCCGCGGTCGACCTGAACAAGGCGGCGGGCGTCCGCGCCGCGCTCGACGTGCTCGGGGTGGACAACCCCTTCGTCCTCGTGATGGGCGACTCGAAGTCCGACCTCGACGTGATGACATGGGCCGCCGAAAACGAGTGTGGGCTCGCGGCGGCTCCCGAGCACTCCTCACCGGGAGTGCTCGAACACGTCCGCGAGACCGACGAGCTGGTGTTTCCCCGAGGCGACGCCGCCTCGGTGCTCCGGACCGCCTACGCCCTCAATCTCCTCGTCGACTGA
- a CDS encoding luciferase family protein: protein MTASIDRIVSRVSRWPGVETAPHRFGGTEFLVAGREIGHVHDAGVVDLALTKRVRDVLLTDGLADPHHVLPDSAWVTYRVRSAADVPGAMRLLRLAYLWRLLALRRRGVDIDPSADPETDLRRLDFPADLDALVRETFRDSLDRRAPV from the coding sequence ATGACTGCCTCCATCGACAGAATCGTCTCGCGGGTCTCGCGGTGGCCCGGCGTCGAGACCGCGCCGCACCGCTTCGGGGGAACGGAGTTCCTCGTCGCCGGCAGGGAAATCGGCCACGTCCACGACGCCGGCGTCGTCGACCTCGCGCTCACGAAGCGCGTCCGCGACGTGCTCCTGACTGACGGCCTCGCGGACCCGCACCACGTGCTCCCCGATTCGGCGTGGGTGACCTACCGCGTCCGAAGCGCCGCCGACGTGCCGGGCGCGATGCGCCTGCTCAGACTCGCGTACCTCTGGCGACTGCTCGCGCTCCGCCGCCGCGGCGTCGACATCGACCCGTCGGCGGACCCCGAAACCGACCTCCGGCGACTCGACTTCCCCGCCGACCTCGACGCGCTCGTCCGAGAGACGTTCCGCGACTCGCTGGACCGACGCGCGCCGGTCTGA